The Mycolicibacterium doricum genome includes a region encoding these proteins:
- a CDS encoding D-sedoheptulose-7-phosphate isomerase has translation MIEIHISALAQAVDRIGVEAPRITRWGRHLAEVLPAGGRLLACGNGGSAAEAQHLTAELVGRFHDERVPMSAISLHADTSALTAIGNDYGIAEVFARGVRAHGRPGDVLVALSTSGTSPNILGAVKAGHELGLTSWALTGPAPNPLAAMCDDAICVEADSPATVQEIHLLLVHALCIALDDVLIGSDDLSGASHG, from the coding sequence ATGATCGAGATACATATCTCCGCACTTGCGCAGGCGGTGGACCGAATCGGCGTTGAGGCGCCCCGGATCACCAGGTGGGGCCGCCACCTCGCCGAAGTGCTGCCGGCCGGTGGCCGATTGCTGGCCTGTGGCAACGGCGGCAGCGCCGCCGAGGCGCAGCACTTGACCGCCGAACTCGTCGGACGGTTCCATGACGAACGGGTGCCGATGTCGGCCATCTCTTTACACGCCGATACCTCCGCCCTGACCGCGATCGGGAACGACTACGGCATCGCGGAGGTGTTCGCCCGCGGGGTGCGCGCACACGGCCGCCCCGGCGACGTGCTGGTCGCGTTGTCGACCAGCGGCACCAGCCCCAACATCCTGGGGGCGGTCAAGGCCGGCCACGAACTGGGGCTGACGTCGTGGGCACTGACCGGACCGGCGCCGAACCCGTTGGCGGCCATGTGTGACGACGCGATCTGTGTGGAAGCGGACAGCCCGGCGACCGTGCAGGAAATCCATCTGCTCCTCGTCCACGCGCTGTGCATCGCCCTCGACGACGTCCTGATCGGCAGTGACGACCTTTCCGGAGCGTCCCATGGCTGA